CTTAGTGGCGCCCCTCCTGCAGCTCCCCCGCGTACAGGCGGAACCCCTCCTCGCCCGCGTCACCGGCGAGCGCGACGCCCGCCCGGCGGGCCAACTCGACCGCGAGCGAGGACGCCGGGCCGGCGGCGACGAGAGCGGAGAACCCGGCCGCGGCCGCTTTCTTCGCCAGCTCGAAGGACGCGCGCGAGGTGACGACGAGGATCGTGCCCACGGCGGGCAGCTGCTCCTCGAGGAGCATGTGGCCCACGACCTTGTCGGCGGCGTTGTGGGCGTCGATGTCCTCCCTGACTACCAGCGCGGCGCCGTCCGCACCGAAGGCCCCGGCGGCGTGGATCCCGCCGGTTTTGCGCACCGGTTTCTGCTGCGCACGCAGCGCCGCGGGCAGCCCCATCACCAGCTCCGGGTCGAGCGCGAGGGAATCTCCGGGGGAGGGGACGCGGTGGAGCAGCTCGCTGATGGTCTGCTCGCCGCTGACCCCGCACGCGGAGCCCGCCCCGGGGGCCGGCGGCGCGAGTTGGAGTGGGATGGTCGGGGCGCGGCGGGCGGTGGAGTCGGGTGCGGTATCGAGGTCGATGTCGAGGAGGTTGTAGGTGTTGCGCCCCTCGGGGCCGACGGCACCGGCGCAGTAGCGCGCTGTGGAGACGTCGTGAAGCGAGGCGATGAGCCCCTCGGCGTAGAGCCAGCCGTGCGCGAGCTCGACGTCGTGGCCCGGGGTGCGCATGGTCGTGGTGAGTGTGCGGCCGCCCGCCCTGATCTCGAGGGGCTCCTCGACGCTGGTCGAGCCGGCGCGGGTGTCGGTGAGAATGCGGCCGTCGCCGCGGGTGACGCGGGTGACGGCGACGTTGCGGGTGATACGTCCCATATGGTTAGTGCGCGCTGTAGTCGAGGTCGAAGTCGGTGGTGCCCTTGATGGAGTGCGGGTCGGTGCGGGTGGTGATGCTCAGCCGGTTAAACGTGTTGATCGCCAGGATGCTCACCAGCAGGTTGTGCGCGCCGTCCTCCCCGAACAGCTCCACGGTGCGGTCCCAGAGCTCGTCCGGCACGGAGGCCTCCCCGTCGATGTGCGTGACGGCGTCCGTCAGGCGCAGCGCGGCGGTCTCCGAGTCGTCGAAGGCGTCGGTGTGGTTCGTCCAGTCCTCGGTGCGCAGGATGCGCTCGTGCGACCAGCCATCGTCGCGCGCGTCGCGGCGGTGGGTGGTGATGCACGCCCGGCAGTCGTTGAGCACGGAGGCGCGAAGGGACACCAGATGGCGGTACTGCTCGGGGGTGTTCTGCGAGGAGTACTTCACCATGGGCAGCAGGGAGCGAAACCCCTCGCCGCGGAGCTGGGGACGTGAATGGGTCATACACCAACCCTATGCCCCGTGGTGCGCGTTATCCACAGGCGGGAGGCCCGCGCGGGGGTTATCCACAGGGAGGGGCGGTGCGGGCGGGGCGGTGTCCGGGCGGCTGGCTATAACGGAGCCAGCCGCACCGACACGCGGCGCGGCCTGCACAAAGGGGGACGGATGAAAGACATCGACAAGATCAAGGAGAAGGTGCGCAAGCTGCTCGACCACGCGGCTGACCGCGAGGGCACGCCGGAGGGGGATTCCTTCTACGCCAAAGCCTTCGAGTACATGGCGGCCTACGGCTTCGAGGAGCGCGACCTGGCAAAACCCGACGCTGACGACGAGGTGGAGCACCGCAGCGTCGAGTTCGTGGGCGCGTACACGGACAAGCAGGCGGCGCTGCTGCTCGCGCTGGCCGCGGCCCTGCACTGCACGGGGTTCATGATGCGCACCCCGAACACCACGCGGGCGGTCTCGGCGGTGATCTTCGGGGCGCGGCGCCACCTCGACCGGGTGGAGATGCTGTACGCCCTGCTCAACCCGGTGATGCTCGCCGGGGCGCGCGCCCACTCCAGCCAGGGCTGGCACGACACCTCGACGGTGGTCAAGCGCCGCTCCTTCATGTCGGGCTTTGCCGCCTCGGTCGCCGACAAGCTCGGCTCGGCCGAGTCGAAAGTGGCGCGTGGCGACGGCCGCTACGCCCTCGCTCTCGTGAGCGACCAGCGCCGCGCGGAAGAGGCCCAGCGGGCCTACGTCGAGGCCGAGGGCCTGGTGTCTCGCTCCTCGCGCTCCCGCGGCGCCTTCGACGGGGGTGCGTTTAACCTGGGGTTTCGCGCCGGGCAGAACACGGATCTGGGGCAGACCAGGGTGCGTCAGCGCCCGGCGCTGCCGTGGTGAGGGGGTAGCGGGGGTGATCCGGGCAATAAAAAGTATCAAACTGTAGCGCACAACACATTAGTGATTTATTGTGAGCCAAAGTATTTTCCGATTGGAAGGAAGTGGGAACGAGATGGCGGCTATAAATCAGCGTGCGCTCGCGCGCGGTGCAACGACGATTGCGGTCACCGCCGCGCTGGTCGTGGGGGTGGCGGCGCCCGCGGGAGCCGAGGAGGGTAGCTCCCTGGAGGGCTCGAGCGTGGGCTCGTCGAAGGTCACGAGCGAAAAGATCCAGGCGGGCAGCGTCGACCCGTTCTACGACACCGCCGGTGTCGCGCCCACGACGGAGGGGGAGATCCTGCGCCAAAAGACGGCGCCCTACTCGGGTCTGTTCGGCGACAACGACCTCGCCCTGCCCGACACGGTGGAAAAGATCATGTACACCACGAAGAACGCGGTGGGACAACTGGAGCCGGTCACGGGTTACGTGCTGGAGCCCACCGTGCCGTGGCGCGGGGAGGGGCCACGCCCCACGCTCGTGGTCGTGCGCGGTACCGTCGGCCAGGGTGACCACTGCGCCCCCTCGCGCAACTGGCCGCTCGACGGGCAGCCGGATCCTGCGAACACGGGACGCTTCGTCAACTTCGAGGGCCTCTACGACATGATGTTTGCCAACCAGGGCGTGCGCGTCGTGGTCACCGACCTGATCGGTATGGGTACCGAGGGCACGCACACCTACATGAACAGGCTGGACCAAGCGCACGCGATGCTCGATGCGGCCCGCGCGGCCAGCACACTCGTTGAAGGGCGGGGCGAGGAGTTCGGCTCCGTGGCGCTCTACGGGCACTCCCAGGGTGGCGGCGCCTCCGCCGCGGCGGCGGAGGCGCAACCGGAGTACGCGCCCGACGTGAATCTCGTGGGCGCCTACGCATCGGCCCCGCCCGCCGACCTCAACGCGGTGATGGCCAACATCGACGGCTCCGACCTGTCCGGCGCGATCGGGTTTTCCATCAACGGCCTCCTCCGCCGTTACCCCGACCTGCAAAAGCTGATCGACGAGAACGTCAACGACAAGGGGCGCGAGGCGCTCGACTCGCTGTCCGGGATGTGCACCGACGAGATCATGGATAAGTACGCCTACGCCACGACCCGGGAGTGGATCAAGGGCGGGCGCTCGCTGGGCGAGGTCGTCGCCGACAGCCCCGAGGCGCGGAAAGCGATCGCGG
This is a stretch of genomic DNA from Corynebacterium auris. It encodes these proteins:
- a CDS encoding formate dehydrogenase accessory sulfurtransferase FdhD, with amino-acid sequence MGRITRNVAVTRVTRGDGRILTDTRAGSTSVEEPLEIRAGGRTLTTTMRTPGHDVELAHGWLYAEGLIASLHDVSTARYCAGAVGPEGRNTYNLLDIDLDTAPDSTARRAPTIPLQLAPPAPGAGSACGVSGEQTISELLHRVPSPGDSLALDPELVMGLPAALRAQQKPVRKTGGIHAAGAFGADGAALVVREDIDAHNAADKVVGHMLLEEQLPAVGTILVVTSRASFELAKKAAAAGFSALVAAGPASSLAVELARRAGVALAGDAGEEGFRLYAGELQEGRH
- a CDS encoding carboxymuconolactone decarboxylase family protein — translated: MTHSRPQLRGEGFRSLLPMVKYSSQNTPEQYRHLVSLRASVLNDCRACITTHRRDARDDGWSHERILRTEDWTNHTDAFDDSETAALRLTDAVTHIDGEASVPDELWDRTVELFGEDGAHNLLVSILAINTFNRLSITTRTDPHSIKGTTDFDLDYSAH
- a CDS encoding DUF2786 domain-containing protein, translated to MKDIDKIKEKVRKLLDHAADREGTPEGDSFYAKAFEYMAAYGFEERDLAKPDADDEVEHRSVEFVGAYTDKQAALLLALAAALHCTGFMMRTPNTTRAVSAVIFGARRHLDRVEMLYALLNPVMLAGARAHSSQGWHDTSTVVKRRSFMSGFAASVADKLGSAESKVARGDGRYALALVSDQRRAEEAQRAYVEAEGLVSRSSRSRGAFDGGAFNLGFRAGQNTDLGQTRVRQRPALPW
- a CDS encoding lipase family protein, producing the protein MAAINQRALARGATTIAVTAALVVGVAAPAGAEEGSSLEGSSVGSSKVTSEKIQAGSVDPFYDTAGVAPTTEGEILRQKTAPYSGLFGDNDLALPDTVEKIMYTTKNAVGQLEPVTGYVLEPTVPWRGEGPRPTLVVVRGTVGQGDHCAPSRNWPLDGQPDPANTGRFVNFEGLYDMMFANQGVRVVVTDLIGMGTEGTHTYMNRLDQAHAMLDAARAASTLVEGRGEEFGSVALYGHSQGGGASAAAAEAQPEYAPDVNLVGAYASAPPADLNAVMANIDGSDLSGAIGFSINGLLRRYPDLQKLIDENVNDKGREALDSLSGMCTDEIMDKYAYATTREWIKGGRSLGEVVADSPEARKAIADQHIGNGTPKVPVMIVSGRFDRNVAYGQAKELARNWCGKGVPVYYRDDIIPEIGTIGEYNHVAQAVSGGSFGIPFLMVRFHGRELDNAKLCTNFNGNEGSSAVDLSSALSSLPLSSGLVAPGTTQGASSGTQGSGITSPAGTIAVIVGVILATLGGAAVALLPLLRSAGINVPF